CTGAACTTGATGTTGGCGTACAAAATGAGCTTGATATTGGCGTACAAAATGAACTAATTTGTTGTTATGTCTAATTTTGATACTAGTTTTGATGTGCATGATAAacttgttttcaaaaataagggTATTGTTCAGCTAATGTTGACACTAGGATTCacatttctaaatgtttatgtttatttcTATGAAATCATATGCTTTAACTTGATCTTTgacaatgaatttttttttgaacagTTTCTTGAGAAAACAATGAATATACAAGAAAAGGGGTGTTCCTTATTCATTTATGGTGCACATTGAGGGGGAGATTTCAAAGTGGTGGTTAACATACTAAAGCTGCTGTTGTTTGACGTCTATTCCTTTTTTTGTTTCGACAAAAAGAGGACTAAATGTTTTGTTTGCATGGTGGTGTTCAAAACAAGTCAAAGGAATAGATTTTTAGTTGTGTTTTTTGGTATTGGCTTGTTTTGATCTTCTTGGATTGTTGATAGACTGATTATTGTTGtggatttttatttgatattatctTTTGAATAGTAATAAGAGCAGTTGGTTTGTCTTTATCTTCTGGAAAGTGATGAAGTATGattgaaatatattattaagaTTATATCAATATTGATAAGGCTTATCAATACTCTTATGCTTACTGATTGACAATGAATATGTGATGAATAATTGTTCAAGTTCATAATGCAAGTTTCGAAGGAAAACTCTAGGTTGGATAATGATAAAACTAGCAAAGATCTATTTAATCTTCTGTGGAGATTTCATAATGGATAGACATTGTGATGACTATGTTATTCTGAGAGAGTATATTAATTGTCGTGAGAGACTTCTGTAAAAAAAAACGcatattgttaatttttttcgTAACAACTGCTACAATAAGGTTCAATCAGCTTCACCTTATCATTCAGTTTTGAGAGCTTTTCTATTTCAGGTGTTGCACAAACATTTACTGATTGGTGATTCATTCATTGGGAGGGAAATGTGACGTTTCGGGAGATAACATTCCTCGGTATTGAAGTGAGTTCTAGTGAAGCTTGGTGCTCGTCAAGTGTAGTCAGCTGAAAGTGTTCATCATAGAGACATCATAAAAAGATTCTTTTAATTTGTGTGATTGTAAACTTTAAATTTTAGTGGATTCACTTGATAGCTGGACATGATCTCGTAGGCGTAGGTTTATTAACCAAATTACATTAAAATCATGTTGTCTCtgtattctttattttattattcatgCACGTAATAAACAACGATAAAGAACAAACCACTAATCTTGcaagattaaaattttcaaaataaataaattgaagttCATATTTGTAGATAATatagtttattaatttttttataagtttattTACATAGTTTTTACGTGGTTTTGGAACCTAACAAAGAAGTGGGAAGAGAAATGAAGACAATATATTGTTCCATGTAATTCCTTCATAGGAAAAACTGTTAAATTGGTTATATAAGTAGTTATATTTTCTATTTATGTGCTCTTTAAGTCTTAACTAGCTAAAGTTGGGTCTTAATCatgtaattttgttttttgtttgttttttttatcatatttagtTGGAGCGATAATGTGATGTCGGAAAATATTGATGTGTATGACACCAGGTCAGTACTATAGTGAAATAATGATTTAAAccaataaaaagtaaaattgtGTGAttgaaactgaaatttgacaaagctAAAATAACTATTTTCCTTCACATCCTTTACTACATTTTATAggaaataatattattacttcAAAGAATATCACTAGTTTTCAACATGACGAAGAATGTATTAAATGTCGCATAGAAATAATGCATCACAATTCTTGTCTAGGCATGATTAATTATGTTTGGTGACATCGAATGCAATCAATCAAAACTGGCAAAGTTGAATCAAGCATAATAGTTAATCTTTTACATATGCATTGGTAAAGAAATTAGAGTAGAtcttttatgagacggtctcacgaatttttatatgtgagactggtcaaccctaccgatattcacaataaaaagtaatatttttagcataaaaagtaatatttttcatatatgatccaaataagacatcagtctcacaaaatacgatccgtaagaccgtctcacacgagTTTTTGCCAAGAAATTATGGGTTCCCTCCTAAATCATGAATATCTTATGATCTTATCTTGTTCCAATGGGGCATTGtattttgaaaaacaaatttttggtGATTCAAGATTTATTGGCGGGTTGCAAGCAGCACCACATGctatttttgggaaaaaagaaaaacatggaCAGAGTCGGATTTATTTCGTAAAATATGCATGTTGTTTTTCACAAGGAAAGAGAAGACAAAAGGCCGAGGAATTCTTCTTCTTTCTTGAGAGACCAGAGAAGCACTGGTTTTTCAAGAAGAAGATATCCCTTTCCTTACATTTCGCTCAAGATTCtgatattataatttatgtacATTTTATGATTggaaaattaagaaatttttggACCTTTTCAGTGGATCGGTGCCCAAGTAATGATTGATTTGAAACACAAAAGGGAATTGAAGAAATTAGAAAAATGAAGAGTTGTTTCTCGTGTTGCTTGTCAGGAGAGAAGAGCCAGAAAAGATCCTTGAAGAAGAGCATTCAAGAATTCAAGAAGACGAATTCTGTGGCCTCTTTtgcaaatatatcatttaaatcTGGTGATTTCTTCgtattttaatcaattttatgCAACATATATAATTCATTCCTTTAACTATTCATTACATTCTACGTTTTTCCCAGGTTAATTAGAAAACATCCTCGTTTGATGTTTGTTACCGCCACGTTtaacaatttttgaataatagtCTAAATGTCTATTATAAGACTGATTCAACAGCATGCAGAATTGTAGGacgtttatttttttgtttttttttggatCTTGATTGAGTTCGTGACTCCAATTGTATATATCGGGCTTCGCATGGAAAGATCACGCTACGTTGTATATGGTGCAACTTTAAACATGAGAATTTCCGAGCGTgattttaatacaaataatgtACAGATGCCAGCAGGAGAAGATATATAGCAGAAGAAATAGAAAAGCTTGGGAAGGGAAATATATCTGCTGAAATTTTCACATTTCACGACCTTTCTGTTGCTACTCAGAACTTCAATCTTGAAACTTTGTTGGGCGAAGGCGGCTTCGGAAGGGTGTACAAAGGCCGGATCGAAAGCAAGAACATGGTGATCCCGTGACCCTTGTCGTTGTATGTCAATTATAGTTTATATATATGCTGAATCGAGTCCAATAGTTTCGACGTTTTCTTTGTTTCAGGATGTTGCAGTGAAGCAACTCGATAGAAACGGCTTCCAGGGGAACAGAGAATTTCTTGTGGAGGTTTTGATACTGAGCCTTCTTCACCATCCCAATCTTGTGAATTTAGTCGGATATTGCGCTGATGGCAAGCAGAGAATCTTAGTTTACGAGTACATGCACAATGGTTCTTTGGAAGACCACCTCCTAAGTGAGTATGTTCTTTAGAAAATGATACAAAGTAGTTTAGTTCTATAATTACATTTTCAGTCTCCCTATCTGTGTAGATTTCAATTGATGTCTGGTTTTGTATAGACGTAAGTCCGGAGAAAGAGCCACTTGATTGGCATACCAGAATGAAAATTGCCGAAGGGGCAGCACGAGGGCTTGAATATTTGCATGAAACAGCAAATCCTCCGGTGATCTATCGTGATTTTAAGGCGTCGAACATACTTTTAGACGAAAACTTTAACCCAAAACTGTCGGATTTCGGCCTAGCAAAGTTAGGCCCTATTGGTGGAGACACCCATGTTTCCACCAGGGTGATGGGAACGTACGGGTATTGTGCACCCGAGTACGCCTCCACCGGCCAGCTGACAACGAAGTCCGACGTTTACAGCTTTGGTGTCGTGTTTTTGGAAATAATCACAGGCCGGAGAGTCATCGACACTTCCAAACCAAGCGAAGAGCAGAATCTAATAACTTGGGTACGCTTGTTTTGCACGATGGATTAAATTTCATGTTACAATGCTCATCTCAAGAGACATTTCTTGAAAATCTGCAGGCACAGCCATTGTTTAAAGACAAGAAAAAGTTCCATTTAATGGCAGATCCATTGCTGGAAGGGAATTACCCGGAAAAGGCCCTATATCAAGCTCTTGCTATAGCTGCAATGTGTCTCCAAGAAGAAGCCTCCATTCGACCTTTGATCAGCGACGTCGTCACGGCACTTGAATATCTATCTGGAGGCAAAAGCCCGGGTGAGGCCGGTGAAgatgaagaacaacaagaagaTGGTGGTGGCCAAACATGAGAATCGAATGTGTGACTTCAACTCTGAACCGATTGCAAGACCTATTGGTCCTAGTTTgtcaataaattataatttgtggtagatacaattcaaatatttaaactGTATACAACCCTGGGAATTAGGTTTCAGTCATTCTTCCTTTCTGCCAATAGAGACGCTTATTATTAGCAAACAAATAttactaatattttattatttaattaatttggtcACATAAAATTCAATATGCATTGTAACTAATACAATATTATGAAACAGCAATAAATACAAACAGATCACAGATCATTGTTGATACAACTCTTTGATTACACAAAACCTCAACAAAAACACCCCATCTGATTGCATGCAAATCACTACTTGAAATAAAGCTCAACGAGCTTCTTTAGAGTATCAAAAACGCTAGTGAACGGGTTGAACTCGACCGGGGCTTTGAGTTTAAGATCAGGAAATTGGTTGTTCAGAGCTTGTTGCATCCCAGACATAGACATCATAGCTGCAAGCTGACTATTTGACATCacctcacaatcttgtggagtATCTTTGATACTGCTGGAGTCGTAGCCAAAAGTTTCTAAGACAGACTTGTACTTCTCTATGAACTCTGGTCCGGGGTCGGGTTTTCTTGAGTATATCTGTTTGAAAATTGAGAAGGGCCAACCAATAAAATCCTTTGATGAAACTCCCAAGAAACTTAGCAAATATTAGAAAACTTATTAAGTTTCATAATCTTCCCAAGTTTACATCTCAATTAAACTCTACATACAACTGAAGTTTCAACGGTTAACAAATCACTAAAGCCACATGTAATAACTTTAAGCCAAGTTACTGATCTCATTCTGCTATTTGTATAACTCTCCAGTTTGATGTCCAAACTGTCTTAAATATCAATTTCTATGCCACACCATCTCAAACCTTTCATTACCATCTTTCAATATTTGATTAACCTTTGCGTAACCGATCTGCAAACTCGTTCGAAATATGTTGTATTTTGTAAACCTTAACTCACCCCACATAGCATAGTATATTGCTGATCAATTTCATATACATTTTGGTTAACATAAAACTCATACTGCAAACATTATTCAATTTTGATTGTCACCATATTTAACttcatattttctttcttttataatTTGCATCTAAAATGTTGAAATTTCTCCCATTCAAACTCTTGAACTATCTAAAACATGCTAAACTTGTGGCACATAAAATATATCTTAGCTCAACTTAGAGTTCTGATAGCCTCCTCTTGTCTTATCAATGAAGATTGGGAAAGTCAGACACAAATAAGAATGATTAATTAGAGTAAATCTTAATATTTGCCTATCCAGTGTGCTCGATTGAGATCCATGACAAAAGCCATGTACCAAAAGAAAGATGAGCACAAGAATTCTATCAAGTGTGCTTCGCAAAGATCCATTAGACGCTCTAAACAAACTTGTAAACTTTAAGAAACAGAGC
This genomic window from Primulina huaijiensis isolate GDHJ02 chromosome 7, ASM1229523v2, whole genome shotgun sequence contains:
- the LOC140980998 gene encoding probable serine/threonine-protein kinase PBL23 translates to MKSCFSCCLSGEKSQKRSLKKSIQEFKKTNSVASFANISFKSDASRRRYIAEEIEKLGKGNISAEIFTFHDLSVATQNFNLETLLGEGGFGRVYKGRIESKNMDVAVKQLDRNGFQGNREFLVEVLILSLLHHPNLVNLVGYCADGKQRILVYEYMHNGSLEDHLLNVSPEKEPLDWHTRMKIAEGAARGLEYLHETANPPVIYRDFKASNILLDENFNPKLSDFGLAKLGPIGGDTHVSTRVMGTYGYCAPEYASTGQLTTKSDVYSFGVVFLEIITGRRVIDTSKPSEEQNLITWAQPLFKDKKKFHLMADPLLEGNYPEKALYQALAIAAMCLQEEASIRPLISDVVTALEYLSGGKSPGEAGEDEEQQEDGGGQT